A single Anopheles funestus chromosome 2RL, idAnoFuneDA-416_04, whole genome shotgun sequence DNA region contains:
- the LOC125761208 gene encoding uncharacterized protein LOC125761208 isoform X1, with the protein MGRFPLLTVIVLLLGVVMLVNGSSEAAKAKSEIGSVTYLDVLRRITNLRGEDIRKNLRSLRQLAIQHGLIKRSDVYEPTARVSNEEQSSEGEESSLESEPGQDDTAIAEGDCDGRKKGGGGGSNNNIVVAGGGGGHDDGSYSISIEEGGHKKGKKGKKGKKHRKHKRKGWKKHMKKAVPIGMGILALKALLLHFILKKLVMATALSLLLSKKSLLVSSLIALKLLLQQPHSNDKSESSKLEVVHIPIRKEAGFHKKHQQQQVPSGKMKLPSIGTSPPSTTKAPSSSLSLFDPYVGSTPHQIQHTHQQMADFGGKYIPLGYETNHFHFDATPSGPTFGDSGLNSVQNVEQFFDDADELQFDRQDNGWDGWSGWNRGERYEQSGPSALASGVVAGGSGGGSSDTGSYIGWGGTEYGVAAPEQQQPTSSGYGSLNRSQYGEVFDGYRHTVQANNPPRLHQLIGRRKRKF; encoded by the exons ATGGGGCGATTTCCGCTGCTGACGGTGATAGTGTTACTGTTGGGTGTGGTTATGCTAGTGAACGGTTCGAGTGAAGCGGCTAAAGCCAAGAGTGAAATTGGTAGTGTAACATATTTGGACGTTCTGAGAAGGATAACGAACCTGCGGGGTGAAGATATACGAAAAAATCTACGTTCACTACGACAACTTGCCATACAGCATGGACTGATTAAGAGAAGTGACGTGTATGAACCCACTGCCAGGGTCAGCAACGAAGAGCAGTCATCGGAAGGGGAAGAATCTTCGCTGGAATCAGAACCGGGTCAGGACGATACGGCCATTGCTGAAGGTGATTGTGATG GTCGTAAGAAGGGTGGCGGAGGTGGCAGTAACAATAACATTGTAGTGGCTGGCGGTGGTGGCGGACACGACGATGGTTCGTACTCGATCAGCATCGAGGAAGGGGGCCACAAGAAGGGCAAAAAGGGTAAGAAAGGCAAGAAGCATCGCAAGCATAAGCGCAAGGGTTGGAAAAAGCACATGAAGAAAGCCGTCCCGATCGGGATGGGAATACTCGCCCTGAAAGCCTTACTGCTGCACTTCATTCTGAAAAAGCTTGTGATGGCAACGGCACTGTCTTTGTTGCTGAGCAAAAAATCACTGCTAGTGTCGTCGTTGATTGCGTTGAAGCTGTTGCTGCAGCAGCCACATAGCAATGATAAGAGCGAAAGCAGCAAGCTAGAGGTGGTCCACATTCCGATCCGCAAAGAGGCCGGTTTTCACAaaaagcatcagcagcagcaagtacCGTCGGGCAAGATGAAGCTACCATCAATCGGTACATCACCTCCGAGTACGACCAAGGCGCCGAGCTCAAGTCTTTCGCTGTTCGATCCGTATGTCGGTTCTACGCCACACCAGATTCAGCACACGCACCAGCAGATGGCTGACTTCGGTGGCAAATACATTCCGCTCGGCTATGAAACTAATCATTTCCACTTCGATGCTACTCCTTCGGGGCCCACTTTCGGTGACTCGGGCCTTAACTCGGTGCAGAACGTGGAACAGTTCTTCGACGATGCAGACGAGCTGCAATTTGATCGGCAGGACAACGGTTGGGACGGTTGGAGCGGATGGAACCGTGGTGAGCGGTATGAGCAGTCCGGGCCATCGGCACTAGCGAGCGGTGTTGTAGCAGGCGGTAGTGGTGGAGGAAGCAGCGACACAGGTTCTTATATCGGTTGGGGTGGAACAGAATACGGAGTGGCAGCgccggagcagcagcagccgacGAGCAGTGGTTACGGTTCGCTTAATCGCAGTCAGTACGGCGAAGTGTTTGACGGTTACCGACACACAGTGCAGGCCAATAACCCGCCTCGGCTGCACCAGCTAATCGGTAGGAGAAAGCGAAAGTTCTAA
- the LOC125761077 gene encoding uncharacterized protein LOC125761077 has protein sequence MYSKDRHLVWVLLVTAGHLLVRVCNATEHVPSGRKLNHGGLATMHHNHLMLDGLGQSIKFPSPNSVPHVPYAVPAAWRMSATVSTPLASSWGVRKPLAKPSRSGTGGSRSRINNRSMTRFSEVEIPPGLEQQLDVPELQRPEASDETGLVELYRSAERSRGIENLFWKYFVDNDVSASTEDDDDDDVGGIDKKAISTLEADGQEADVLEKGEEGRKKKFHLKKKYKKFLIPLLLAYKIKFLALVPAIIGGLILLVKSAGLAGFFFALFTAVVSLKKY, from the exons ATGTACTCGAAGGATCGACATCTGGTATGGGTCCTGCTAGTGACAGCAGGACACCTCTTGGTGCGGGTGTGTAATGCCACCGAACATGTCCCGAGTGGTCGAAAGCTAAACCATGGCGGGTTAGCCACCATGCATCACAACCATCTTATGCTGGATGGTTTGGGTCAGAGTATAAAATTCCCTAGTCCCAACAGTGTACCGCACGTCCCGTATGCTGTACCGGCCGCTTGGCGCATGTCCGCTACTGTCAGCACTCCCCTGGCCAGCAGCTGGGGTGTACGGAAACCGCTCGCAAAACCATCGCGAAGTGGCACCGGAGGTAGTAGGAGCCGCATCAACAATCGGTCAATGACTCGCTTCTCCGAGGTTGAAATTCCACCCGGGCTGGAGCAGCAACTGGACGTGCCGGAACTGCAGAGACCGGAGGCAAGCGATGAGACCGGGCTGGTGGAGCTGTACCGCAGTGCAGAACGATCGCGCGGGATCGAGAACCTCTTCTGGAAGTACTTCGTCGATAATG ACGTTTCCGCCTCCACTgaagatgacgacgatgatgatgtcggAGGCATCGACAAGAAGGCGATCTCCACCCTGGAAGCGGACGGTCAAGAAGCGGATGTGCTGGAGAAGGGCGAGGAGGGTCGCAAGAAGAAGTTCCACCTGAAAAAGAAGTACAAAAAGTTTCTGATTCCGCTACTGTTGGCGTACAAGATAAAGTTCCTTGCATTGGTTCCGGCGATCATCGGTGGGCTGATACTGTTGGTAAAGTCAGCCGGACTGGCCGGGTTCTTCTTCGCGCTCTTCACAGCCGTGGTTAGTCTGAAGAAGTACTAA
- the LOC125761208 gene encoding uncharacterized protein LOC125761208 isoform X2: MGRFPLLTVIVLLLGVVMLVNGSSEAAKAKSEIGSVTYLDVLRRITNLRGEDIRKNLRSLRQLAIQHGLIKRSDVYEPTARVSNEEQSSEGEESSLESEPGQDDTAIAEGRKKGGGGGSNNNIVVAGGGGGHDDGSYSISIEEGGHKKGKKGKKGKKHRKHKRKGWKKHMKKAVPIGMGILALKALLLHFILKKLVMATALSLLLSKKSLLVSSLIALKLLLQQPHSNDKSESSKLEVVHIPIRKEAGFHKKHQQQQVPSGKMKLPSIGTSPPSTTKAPSSSLSLFDPYVGSTPHQIQHTHQQMADFGGKYIPLGYETNHFHFDATPSGPTFGDSGLNSVQNVEQFFDDADELQFDRQDNGWDGWSGWNRGERYEQSGPSALASGVVAGGSGGGSSDTGSYIGWGGTEYGVAAPEQQQPTSSGYGSLNRSQYGEVFDGYRHTVQANNPPRLHQLIGRRKRKF, translated from the exons ATGGGGCGATTTCCGCTGCTGACGGTGATAGTGTTACTGTTGGGTGTGGTTATGCTAGTGAACGGTTCGAGTGAAGCGGCTAAAGCCAAGAGTGAAATTGGTAGTGTAACATATTTGGACGTTCTGAGAAGGATAACGAACCTGCGGGGTGAAGATATACGAAAAAATCTACGTTCACTACGACAACTTGCCATACAGCATGGACTGATTAAGAGAAGTGACGTGTATGAACCCACTGCCAGGGTCAGCAACGAAGAGCAGTCATCGGAAGGGGAAGAATCTTCGCTGGAATCAGAACCGGGTCAGGACGATACGGCCATTGCTGAAG GTCGTAAGAAGGGTGGCGGAGGTGGCAGTAACAATAACATTGTAGTGGCTGGCGGTGGTGGCGGACACGACGATGGTTCGTACTCGATCAGCATCGAGGAAGGGGGCCACAAGAAGGGCAAAAAGGGTAAGAAAGGCAAGAAGCATCGCAAGCATAAGCGCAAGGGTTGGAAAAAGCACATGAAGAAAGCCGTCCCGATCGGGATGGGAATACTCGCCCTGAAAGCCTTACTGCTGCACTTCATTCTGAAAAAGCTTGTGATGGCAACGGCACTGTCTTTGTTGCTGAGCAAAAAATCACTGCTAGTGTCGTCGTTGATTGCGTTGAAGCTGTTGCTGCAGCAGCCACATAGCAATGATAAGAGCGAAAGCAGCAAGCTAGAGGTGGTCCACATTCCGATCCGCAAAGAGGCCGGTTTTCACAaaaagcatcagcagcagcaagtacCGTCGGGCAAGATGAAGCTACCATCAATCGGTACATCACCTCCGAGTACGACCAAGGCGCCGAGCTCAAGTCTTTCGCTGTTCGATCCGTATGTCGGTTCTACGCCACACCAGATTCAGCACACGCACCAGCAGATGGCTGACTTCGGTGGCAAATACATTCCGCTCGGCTATGAAACTAATCATTTCCACTTCGATGCTACTCCTTCGGGGCCCACTTTCGGTGACTCGGGCCTTAACTCGGTGCAGAACGTGGAACAGTTCTTCGACGATGCAGACGAGCTGCAATTTGATCGGCAGGACAACGGTTGGGACGGTTGGAGCGGATGGAACCGTGGTGAGCGGTATGAGCAGTCCGGGCCATCGGCACTAGCGAGCGGTGTTGTAGCAGGCGGTAGTGGTGGAGGAAGCAGCGACACAGGTTCTTATATCGGTTGGGGTGGAACAGAATACGGAGTGGCAGCgccggagcagcagcagccgacGAGCAGTGGTTACGGTTCGCTTAATCGCAGTCAGTACGGCGAAGTGTTTGACGGTTACCGACACACAGTGCAGGCCAATAACCCGCCTCGGCTGCACCAGCTAATCGGTAGGAGAAAGCGAAAGTTCTAA